A stretch of Desulfovibrio desulfuricans DSM 642 DNA encodes these proteins:
- a CDS encoding MBL fold metallo-hydrolase, translating into MNRRQFLQQATVASLVLPGAALLPRPSLAATPPPAPLYRQAGYYWLQLGDVHVAAISDGTLTSNARLISAKQGQVEDALKKAYVPSPRPTSVNAFLILAQNRRILVDTGSGKLLGPTVNKLAASLEGAGFKPADITDILLTHIHGDHSGGLTVDGKRVFPSATVHVNRVEAEFWLSAAQMDKSPEYFRPMFVKGQESLAPYLSAGKVAHFEAGQMVLPGIYAVAAPGHTPGHTCYLLESNGEKLLFWGDTVHVAEAQFPLPDTAIEYDLDPEGAVRQRQRLFAEAAEKGHLVAGAHISFPGIGHVGKAGQGYQWFPIPYINDAIQGSAK; encoded by the coding sequence ATGAACAGACGCCAGTTCCTTCAACAGGCAACAGTCGCTTCACTTGTTTTGCCCGGTGCGGCGCTGCTGCCGCGGCCTTCCCTTGCAGCTACACCGCCGCCCGCGCCGCTTTACCGACAGGCGGGCTACTACTGGCTGCAACTGGGAGATGTGCATGTGGCGGCAATTTCCGATGGCACATTGACCAGCAACGCACGACTGATCAGCGCCAAACAGGGGCAGGTAGAAGATGCCCTTAAAAAGGCCTATGTACCCTCTCCCAGACCTACCTCTGTCAATGCCTTTCTTATTCTCGCCCAAAACCGCCGCATCCTTGTAGACACTGGCTCAGGCAAGCTGCTCGGCCCAACCGTAAACAAACTTGCAGCCAGCCTTGAGGGGGCCGGATTCAAACCCGCAGATATCACGGATATTCTGCTCACGCACATCCACGGCGACCACTCTGGCGGGCTTACAGTGGACGGCAAAAGGGTTTTCCCGTCTGCCACCGTGCATGTGAACCGCGTTGAGGCCGAATTCTGGCTCAGCGCTGCCCAGATGGACAAGTCGCCGGAGTATTTCAGGCCCATGTTTGTGAAAGGGCAGGAATCCCTGGCCCCATACCTCAGCGCGGGCAAGGTGGCCCATTTTGAAGCGGGCCAAATGGTGCTGCCCGGAATATACGCCGTGGCCGCACCGGGTCACACTCCGGGTCACACATGTTACCTGCTTGAAAGCAATGGAGAAAAACTGTTGTTCTGGGGAGATACCGTTCATGTAGCGGAAGCGCAGTTTCCCCTGCCGGATACGGCCATTGAGTATGACCTTGACCCGGAAGGAGCCGTCAGGCAGAGACAGCGCCTTTTTGCAGAGGCCGCGGAAAAGGGCCACCTTGTGGCTGGAGCGCACATTTCCTTTCCCGGCATTGGGCACGTGGGCAAGGCGGGGCAGGGGTATCAGTGGTTCCCCATCCCCTATATCAATGATGCCATCCAGGGTTCTGCAAAGTAA
- a CDS encoding ABC transporter ATP-binding protein: MSNIPTLQATGISKSFVSGSISQQVIKQSSLDVFSGELTLLVGPSGSGKSTMLSMLSGLLHPDTGMVMALGTNLWSLGEKELDAFRLEHCGFIFQGFNLFGSLSALDNVILPLQYMGIQGEEARDRARLALEEVGLGGRSHLRPLELSGGEKQRVAIARALVKRPQMIFADEPTSALDKANSEIVITLLQSIAGQHNATVLGVTHDPRLLSHADRVIHLEDGILKQDHRNP; this comes from the coding sequence GTGTCCAACATTCCCACATTACAGGCCACGGGCATATCAAAGAGCTTTGTCAGCGGCAGTATTTCACAGCAAGTAATCAAACAGAGTTCGCTCGATGTGTTCTCAGGTGAACTCACCCTGCTTGTGGGGCCTTCCGGTTCAGGAAAAAGCACGATGCTCTCCATGCTGTCTGGCCTGCTGCACCCAGATACCGGGATGGTTATGGCTCTTGGCACCAATTTGTGGAGCCTGGGAGAAAAGGAGCTGGATGCATTTCGGCTGGAACATTGCGGGTTCATCTTTCAGGGCTTCAATCTTTTCGGCTCATTAAGCGCATTGGATAACGTAATCCTGCCCCTCCAGTATATGGGCATTCAGGGGGAGGAGGCCAGAGACAGGGCGAGGCTGGCTCTGGAAGAAGTTGGCCTTGGGGGGCGTTCCCATTTGCGGCCCCTTGAGCTTTCTGGCGGCGAAAAACAGCGTGTTGCCATAGCCCGCGCGCTTGTCAAAAGACCGCAGATGATTTTTGCCGATGAACCAACTTCCGCTCTTGATAAGGCCAACAGCGAAATTGTTATAACCCTGCTTCAAAGTATTGCCGGACAGCACAACGCAACCGTGCTGGGCGTCACGCATGACCCGCGCCTGCTTTCCCACGCCGACAGGGTTATTCATCTTGAAGACGGCATTTTAAAGCAGGATCACCGTAATCCTTAA
- a CDS encoding ArsR/SmtB family transcription factor, with protein sequence MKTLHHPAVENVTVEGLLHALSDPVRVQILKEIIRSNSPKMCSDFLNMPDRAIPKSTLSQHFRILREAGLIRSERSGVALKNTPRCQELQPRFGRMLAEILAAYAEEYGRKNADE encoded by the coding sequence ATGAAAACCCTGCACCATCCGGCTGTTGAAAACGTAACGGTCGAAGGTCTTCTGCACGCCCTTTCTGACCCTGTGCGCGTACAGATTCTCAAGGAAATCATACGCTCAAATTCGCCAAAAATGTGTTCTGACTTCCTGAACATGCCGGACAGGGCCATACCCAAGTCGACCCTTTCGCAGCATTTCAGGATATTGCGCGAGGCTGGCCTGATCCGCAGCGAGAGAAGCGGTGTTGCGCTCAAGAATACTCCTCGGTGCCAGGAATTGCAGCCCCGGTTTGGGCGGATGTTAGCTGAAATTCTGGCGGCATATGCCGAGGAGTACGGCAGGAAAAATGCGGATGAATAG
- a CDS encoding HlyD family secretion protein codes for MNSLTVRAKKMCGAVLCIILCVFCGVLLAAGQGQEIPPAPVAEVLASAKGRVDVEGGVIKLAARRDGVITAVMAEEGESVQAGRVLACLDDSLARNRLNLAEQELSHTELQVRRNEIGLRAAQRELERLRPMIKTGAVAMREFDQAGDALVVAEVDLRSSIAAVEVARARVVVAQNEVNEYRIVAPLDGRIVQRQARPGNGVSTLNVTPLFSFVPNSPLIVRAELDEQYLSQVWPGQQVLIVPESDQFRTLNGTVLRIGRVVGQRLPPEDPAEKHDTRVVEVVTTLEADSLLIGQRVVVRFLADGGSSPRTDGKAP; via the coding sequence ATGAACAGTCTTACCGTGCGTGCAAAAAAAATGTGCGGAGCCGTGCTGTGCATCATACTGTGCGTGTTCTGTGGGGTTTTGCTGGCAGCTGGTCAGGGCCAGGAAATACCCCCTGCACCAGTTGCGGAGGTGCTGGCCAGCGCCAAGGGCCGTGTGGATGTGGAAGGTGGCGTGATCAAGCTTGCCGCGCGCAGGGACGGCGTGATCACCGCTGTGATGGCGGAGGAAGGGGAAAGTGTGCAGGCTGGCCGTGTGCTGGCTTGTCTGGATGACAGCCTTGCGCGCAACAGGCTGAATTTGGCGGAGCAAGAGCTGAGTCATACCGAGCTTCAGGTGCGGCGTAACGAAATCGGTTTGCGGGCGGCGCAGAGGGAGTTGGAACGTCTGCGCCCCATGATCAAAACCGGGGCTGTTGCCATGCGCGAATTTGATCAGGCGGGGGATGCCCTTGTGGTGGCTGAAGTCGATCTGCGCAGCAGTATTGCTGCCGTGGAAGTGGCCCGCGCCCGCGTGGTGGTCGCGCAGAATGAAGTCAACGAGTACAGGATTGTGGCGCCGCTTGATGGCCGCATCGTGCAGAGGCAGGCGCGTCCGGGTAACGGGGTGAGTACCCTGAATGTGACTCCCCTGTTCAGTTTTGTGCCCAATAGCCCGTTGATTGTACGTGCAGAACTGGACGAGCAGTACTTGTCTCAAGTCTGGCCGGGGCAGCAGGTGCTTATTGTGCCCGAGAGCGATCAGTTCCGCACGCTGAACGGCACCGTGCTGCGAATAGGCCGGGTAGTGGGCCAGCGTCTGCCACCGGAAGATCCGGCAGAAAAGCACGACACAAGGGTTGTTGAAGTGGTGACGACCCTTGAGGCGGACAGCCTGCTGATAGGGCAAAGGGTGGTTGTGCGGTTCCTTGCAGACGGCGGAAGCAGTCCAAGAACTGACGGAAAGGCTCCGTAG
- a CDS encoding ABC transporter permease — MVSIARSSLLYEWRRYLAAVLAVTFAGLLTVVQLALLLGLFNTVSVPLDQSTAELWIGFRNTASVDLGRAVSQSADTRAWMHPGVAYIERFVSAYGDLRRADGVPVSVIINGIDTGGEASAFSQLLTPKQRSLLREPDAVLIDVADANKLGAECSTLVEINGKRARIAGTIKGLRAIGGVNMLASLATARRLAPETANQTTYYMVRLKPGFAAEQVQKEIADTGLVSRYSVWQAEDFSVQSQGYWLFESGSGVGTGFASLLALLVGVAITSQTLSAAITASIKEFAALRALGVSRHSLRCVVIEQAAWIGFIGLLLTAALTIAIALLGEAANIAMAFPVWLLAGNVLIMMAIAVGSGLLALKPLLNTEPVTLLR; from the coding sequence GTGGTTTCCATCGCGCGTTCGAGTCTTTTATACGAGTGGCGGCGCTATCTGGCCGCAGTACTGGCCGTTACCTTTGCCGGGCTTTTGACTGTGGTGCAACTGGCCCTATTGCTCGGATTGTTCAATACGGTGTCTGTTCCGCTGGATCAGTCAACGGCAGAACTGTGGATTGGTTTTCGCAACACAGCAAGTGTGGATCTTGGCCGGGCTGTGAGCCAGAGCGCTGACACCAGAGCCTGGATGCATCCGGGCGTTGCCTATATTGAAAGATTTGTCAGCGCTTACGGCGATTTGCGAAGGGCAGATGGAGTGCCCGTCTCAGTGATTATCAATGGCATTGATACCGGCGGGGAGGCCTCGGCCTTTTCGCAGCTGCTCACGCCCAAACAGCGCTCCTTGCTGCGCGAACCCGATGCCGTGCTTATTGACGTGGCAGATGCAAACAAACTTGGTGCAGAGTGCAGCACCCTGGTGGAAATTAACGGCAAAAGGGCGCGCATTGCCGGAACAATCAAGGGGCTACGTGCCATCGGCGGCGTGAACATGCTGGCCTCGCTTGCTACGGCGCGGCGGCTTGCTCCAGAAACAGCCAACCAGACAACGTATTATATGGTGCGGCTCAAGCCTGGCTTTGCAGCAGAACAGGTGCAAAAGGAAATTGCTGATACTGGCCTTGTTTCACGCTACAGCGTGTGGCAGGCTGAGGATTTTTCTGTTCAGTCTCAGGGTTACTGGCTTTTTGAATCAGGTAGCGGTGTGGGGACGGGCTTTGCCTCGTTGCTTGCCCTGCTTGTGGGCGTGGCAATCACCAGCCAGACGCTTTCGGCGGCAATCACTGCATCTATCAAGGAGTTTGCGGCCTTGCGGGCTTTGGGAGTGTCCAGGCACAGCCTGCGTTGCGTGGTCATTGAGCAGGCTGCCTGGATTGGCTTTATTGGGCTGCTGCTCACGGCTGCGCTCACCATCGCCATTGCCCTGCTGGGCGAGGCGGCCAATATTGCCATGGCTTTTCCTGTCTGGCTGCTGGCAGGGAACGTTTTGATCATGATGGCCATCGCCGTTGGATCCGGGCTGCTTGCGCTCAAACCTTTGCTCAACACCGAGCCGGTCACACTTTTGCGCTAG
- a CDS encoding polysaccharide deacetylase family protein — MRFFFKQICLAACCFAVGLAAQSAQARVVEGNVIMDQPMRENLCALTFDDGPSINTPHLLDMLEEYGIPATFFMLGSQAERHPDIVKRVIAEGHEVGNHSYSHPNLRVVSLARKEEELRRTDTILRNLGASPQFMRPPYGSYDASTEKVAASLGLSLMLWSMDSRDWQRLPDNYATLRNNRGTVYAPGTLRGIFLFHDSHKRTVDDLPRIIRDLRAGGCQRFVTVTDYLEGLMDPEPGLLMTRVKRGAPGMDEPPLVARHQVEGVHQSEELPPHSFPAGSADIPLARSSTPWQLVESPSPEMAGQAALPGTAAHPVQDAPQPAGSSAVQPREGSALSPAQAPAS, encoded by the coding sequence ATGAGATTTTTTTTCAAGCAGATATGCCTGGCGGCCTGCTGTTTTGCAGTTGGGCTTGCTGCCCAGTCGGCGCAGGCTCGTGTGGTGGAAGGCAACGTCATCATGGATCAACCCATGCGTGAGAACCTGTGCGCCCTCACCTTTGATGACGGCCCATCGATAAACACCCCGCATCTGCTGGACATGCTGGAAGAATACGGCATTCCCGCCACGTTTTTCATGTTGGGCAGCCAGGCCGAGCGCCATCCTGATATTGTAAAGCGCGTCATCGCCGAGGGGCATGAGGTGGGCAACCATTCCTATTCGCACCCCAATCTGCGCGTAGTCAGCCTTGCCCGCAAAGAAGAAGAACTGCGCCGCACAGATACCATCCTGCGCAACCTCGGGGCCTCGCCCCAGTTCATGCGCCCGCCTTACGGCTCGTATGATGCCTCTACTGAAAAAGTGGCGGCCAGCCTTGGGCTTTCCCTCATGCTCTGGTCCATGGACAGCCGCGACTGGCAGCGCCTGCCAGACAATTACGCCACCCTGCGCAACAACAGGGGCACAGTCTATGCGCCGGGAACCCTGCGCGGTATTTTTCTGTTCCACGACTCGCACAAGCGCACTGTAGACGACCTGCCGCGCATCATTCGTGATCTGCGCGCTGGCGGCTGTCAGCGTTTTGTGACCGTGACCGACTATCTTGAGGGGCTTATGGATCCTGAACCCGGCCTGCTCATGACGCGCGTCAAACGTGGCGCACCCGGCATGGATGAGCCGCCCCTGGTTGCCCGGCATCAGGTTGAGGGGGTGCACCAGTCAGAAGAACTGCCGCCGCACAGCTTCCCTGCCGGTTCGGCTGATATTCCTCTTGCGCGCAGCAGCACTCCCTGGCAACTGGTGGAGAGTCCAAGCCCGGAAATGGCAGGGCAGGCCGCACTGCCCGGCACTGCCGCGCATCCCGTGCAGGATGCTCCCCAGCCTGCGGGCAGCAGTGCAGTCCAGCCGAGAGAAGGCTCTGCCCTTTCCCCGGCGCAGGCTCCGGCCTCTTGA
- a CDS encoding TetR/AcrR family transcriptional regulator: MARPKNEKLEIQRREEILQAAARVFRAKGFHLARTEDICTEAETSAGTLFRYFKSKKEIIEAIVEAEMKANDEDLLVLAQRQSVEGLATLTAEELQEMLRPSGYGLATESWLELSRSPDGRKELAASSAKLEAALAALLAQGQAEGWVRRDLNAKGAASLLLILYTGVQFDADLGMDIDYEASALAISDLIKSFILTS; encoded by the coding sequence ATGGCCCGACCAAAAAATGAAAAGCTTGAAATCCAGCGGCGTGAGGAAATTTTGCAGGCTGCGGCCCGCGTGTTCCGGGCCAAGGGTTTTCATCTTGCCAGAACAGAAGACATCTGCACCGAGGCCGAAACAAGCGCGGGGACACTGTTTCGTTATTTCAAATCGAAAAAAGAAATCATTGAGGCTATTGTTGAGGCAGAAATGAAGGCCAACGATGAGGATCTGCTGGTTCTGGCGCAACGGCAGTCCGTAGAGGGGTTGGCCACACTGACGGCAGAAGAATTACAAGAAATGCTCCGCCCCAGCGGGTACGGGCTGGCAACAGAGAGTTGGCTTGAACTCTCTCGCAGTCCGGATGGCAGAAAGGAGCTTGCCGCTTCATCTGCCAAGCTGGAAGCAGCGCTCGCCGCTTTGCTGGCACAGGGTCAGGCCGAGGGCTGGGTGCGCCGCGATCTCAACGCCAAGGGCGCTGCCAGCCTGCTGCTTATTTTGTATACCGGGGTGCAATTTGATGCAGACCTCGGCATGGATATCGATTACGAGGCCTCGGCTCTGGCCATTTCAGACCTTATCAAAAGTTTTATTCTGACCTCCTAG